One Paenisporosarcina sp. FSL H8-0542 genomic region harbors:
- a CDS encoding DNA-directed RNA polymerase subunit epsilon, whose translation MIYKVYYQENVLEVPVRENTKSLYIEASSEREVRYALKDRKYNIEFVQLLEGNHLSYEQASENYKVEKL comes from the coding sequence ATGATTTACAAAGTTTATTATCAAGAAAACGTGCTTGAAGTGCCAGTTCGCGAAAACACAAAAAGCCTTTATATCGAAGCATCCTCTGAACGTGAAGTTCGTTACGCTTTAAAGGATCGCAAGTATAATATCGAATTCGTTCAGCTACTAGAAGGTAATCATTTATCTTACGAACAAGCTAGCGAAAACTACAAAGTGGAGAAACTTTAA